The following are encoded together in the Poseidonibacter lekithochrous genome:
- the amt gene encoding ammonium transporter yields MENFADVKYILDGFLFIFSGVLVMWMAAGFAMLEAGLTRTKNNATVLTKNVALFAISCIMFYFVGYNAMYGEGNSFIGSLAIFSGETAADAAYPAFSDFFFQVMFVATAASVISGSVAERMKLWPFLIFVVVLSSFIYPIQGHWTWGGTELGGLIAGFSDFAGSTIVHSVGGWAALAAVLILGARKGKYSKTGAVRPIPGSNLPLATLGTFILWMGWFGFNGGSQLAMGSKGDIEAIAMVVADTNMAAAAGALAAALLTQLIYRKVDLTMVLNGALAGLVSCTAGPDLGMVVAFIEGIVGGALVVFAVPLWDKLKIDDPVGALSVHLVAGIWGTIAVGIFNPDVTVMAQLKGVVIIGAFVFVSSFIVWKILDLVVGIRVDEETEVNGLDIHETGLEAYPEFKRA; encoded by the coding sequence ATGGAAAATTTTGCTGATGTAAAATATATATTAGATGGTTTCCTGTTTATCTTTTCAGGGGTACTAGTAATGTGGATGGCAGCTGGGTTTGCTATGTTAGAAGCTGGTTTAACAAGAACAAAAAACAATGCAACGGTTCTTACTAAAAATGTTGCTTTATTTGCAATCTCTTGTATTATGTTCTATTTTGTAGGGTATAACGCAATGTATGGTGAGGGTAACTCATTTATTGGATCACTTGCAATATTTAGTGGTGAAACAGCAGCTGATGCAGCTTATCCTGCTTTCTCTGACTTTTTCTTCCAAGTAATGTTTGTAGCAACTGCTGCTTCTGTTATTTCAGGTTCTGTAGCTGAAAGAATGAAGTTATGGCCATTCTTAATTTTTGTTGTTGTTTTATCATCGTTTATTTATCCAATTCAAGGTCACTGGACATGGGGTGGAACTGAATTAGGTGGTCTAATTGCAGGTTTCTCTGATTTTGCTGGATCAACTATTGTTCACTCAGTTGGTGGATGGGCAGCATTAGCAGCTGTTTTAATCTTAGGTGCTAGAAAAGGTAAATACTCTAAAACTGGAGCAGTAAGACCAATTCCTGGTTCTAACTTACCTCTTGCAACTTTAGGTACATTCATTTTATGGATGGGTTGGTTTGGATTTAATGGTGGATCTCAATTAGCTATGGGTTCTAAAGGTGATATTGAAGCAATTGCAATGGTTGTTGCTGATACTAATATGGCAGCGGCAGCTGGTGCTTTAGCAGCGGCATTATTAACACAACTTATTTATAGAAAAGTTGATTTAACAATGGTTTTAAATGGTGCTTTAGCAGGACTTGTATCTTGTACAGCAGGACCTGATTTAGGTATGGTTGTTGCATTTATTGAAGGTATTGTTGGTGGTGCTTTAGTTGTATTTGCTGTTCCATTATGGGATAAGTTAAAAATTGATGATCCAGTGGGTGCTTTATCTGTTCACTTAGTAGCTGGTATCTGGGGAACAATCGCGGTTGGTATTTTCAACCCAGATGTTACAGTTATGGCTCAACTTAAAGGTGTTGTTATAATTGGTGCCTTTGTATTTGTATCTTCATTCATTGTATGGAAGATTTTAGATCTAGTAGTTGGAATTAGAGTTGATGAAGAGACTGAAGTAAATGGTCTTGATATTCATGAAACTGGATTAGAAGCTTATCCAGAATTCAAAAGAGCATAA
- a CDS encoding EAL domain-containing protein — MIKEIIQKELVEIYFQPIVSIRTKKVYAFEALTRCVYKGEFIPPNVLFDLSKKENLIIELDELTRKKAIEKFSEYYYKDRDLVLFLNFESTMINKYEEIKNRNRFVEKIFNLKIPPQNFVLEIKEDEITNTKALKKFCSTYKELGFSIALDDFGTGSSTFDRINLIRPDIIKIDRSLFTDIKTNQINKEIVKAISKMSHNLGIRVLGEGVEDEHAICLGLKSTINLFQGFYFAKPTSQINDDDINTIVKKIITIGKDFKARNIAGINKKREVISKYDLIANEMFSKINSLEHSHKILEDEFYKHQDIEAIYLIDSQSSKQINDTMVSENINDKFKPTKCGDEHYLKEYYYITLESKQGIFLSPKYISYATGNICKTFAKRFSLGNKSCILCLDIVVEGK; from the coding sequence ATGATAAAAGAGATAATTCAAAAAGAGTTAGTTGAAATATATTTTCAACCTATAGTATCTATACGTACAAAAAAAGTTTATGCTTTTGAAGCACTAACTAGATGTGTATATAAAGGTGAATTTATTCCTCCTAATGTACTTTTTGATTTATCTAAAAAAGAAAATCTAATAATTGAATTAGATGAACTAACAAGAAAAAAAGCAATTGAAAAGTTTAGTGAATATTATTATAAAGATAGGGATTTAGTTTTATTTCTGAATTTTGAATCAACTATGATAAATAAATACGAAGAGATTAAAAATAGAAATAGATTTGTAGAGAAAATTTTTAATTTAAAAATACCTCCGCAGAATTTTGTATTAGAAATTAAAGAAGATGAAATTACTAATACAAAAGCCTTAAAGAAATTCTGCTCAACCTACAAGGAACTGGGCTTTTCAATTGCCTTGGATGATTTTGGAACAGGTAGTTCTACCTTTGATAGAATAAATCTAATTAGGCCTGATATTATAAAAATTGACAGGTCTCTTTTTACTGATATAAAAACTAATCAAATTAATAAAGAAATTGTAAAAGCTATTTCAAAAATGAGTCATAACCTAGGAATTAGAGTTTTAGGTGAGGGTGTTGAAGATGAACATGCTATTTGTTTAGGTCTTAAATCTACAATAAATCTTTTTCAAGGTTTTTATTTTGCAAAACCAACTTCTCAAATAAATGATGATGATATTAATACCATAGTTAAAAAAATTATAACAATTGGTAAAGATTTTAAAGCAAGAAATATTGCTGGTATAAATAAAAAAAGAGAAGTGATCTCAAAATATGACTTAATTGCAAATGAGATGTTTAGCAAAATAAATTCACTTGAACATTCACATAAAATCTTAGAAGATGAGTTTTATAAACATCAAGATATAGAGGCTATTTACCTTATTGATTCCCAAAGCTCTAAACAGATTAATGACACCATGGTTTCAGAAAATATCAATGATAAATTCAAACCAACAAAATGTGGAGATGAACACTATTTGAAAGAGTATTATTATATTACTTTGGAATCAAAACAAGGAATATTTTTAAGTCCCAAATATATATCTTATGCCACGGGAAATATATGTAAAACCTTTGCTAAAAGGTTTAGCTTAGGAAATAAAAGCTGTATTTTATGTCTTGATATAGTAGTAGAAGGAAAATAA
- a CDS encoding ABC transporter ATP-binding protein — MSNNNFLELENIYKAFPLPGGDEYKAVVDVNVKIAKNEIISIIGHSGCGKSTLLNMIAGLDAQTQGNILLKNKEIKGPGPERAVVFQNHSLLPWLTVYENIEMAVKKVMPELSSSELRARVEKFVSMVNLDHAKDKFPGEISGGMKQRVGIARALSIKPDVLLMDEPFGALDSLTRANLQEHLMRIQQSVQNTVIIITHDIDEAVLLSDKVIMMTNGPEATIGEILEVDLPRPRNRVELQSDPEYIRCREAILSFLYEKFAKDDE; from the coding sequence ATGAGTAATAATAATTTTTTAGAATTAGAGAATATATATAAAGCATTTCCACTTCCAGGTGGAGATGAGTATAAAGCAGTAGTAGATGTAAATGTTAAGATTGCAAAAAATGAGATCATCTCAATTATTGGTCATAGTGGTTGTGGTAAATCAACACTACTTAATATGATTGCTGGACTTGATGCACAAACTCAAGGAAATATTTTATTAAAAAATAAAGAGATTAAAGGTCCTGGACCTGAGAGAGCTGTTGTTTTTCAAAATCACTCACTTTTACCATGGCTTACAGTTTATGAAAATATTGAAATGGCAGTAAAAAAAGTAATGCCAGAATTAAGTTCATCAGAGCTTCGAGCAAGAGTTGAAAAGTTTGTATCTATGGTAAATCTTGATCATGCAAAAGATAAATTCCCCGGAGAAATATCAGGGGGTATGAAACAAAGAGTTGGAATTGCTAGAGCTTTAAGTATCAAACCTGATGTTTTATTGATGGATGAACCTTTTGGAGCGTTGGATTCATTAACAAGAGCCAATCTACAAGAACACCTAATGAGAATTCAACAAAGTGTTCAAAATACTGTAATTATTATTACTCATGACATTGATGAAGCTGTTTTATTAAGTGATAAAGTAATTATGATGACAAATGGTCCAGAAGCCACAATTGGGGAGATTCTAGAAGTGGATTTACCAAGACCTAGAAATAGAGTTGAGTTACAAAGTGACCCTGAATATATTAGATGTAGAGAAGCAATTCTTAGTTTTCTTTACGAAAAATTTGCAAAAGATGATGAATAG
- the ntrB gene encoding nitrate ABC transporter permease, with translation MNKETLKKILLPFVVLVVLIQVWSGIASIVEDFPTPSDTLVYAFGGETADGDEIEGVLSDPFYIENQDDKGVFWQILASLERVFAGFALAVLVGVPVGLIIGMSKNFQYALDPFIQIFKPVSPLAWLPLLLFVFQDINTTAISTIFITSIWPIIINTALGVKSVNEDYLNVAKVLKFTAIEKVFKIILPVAVPYIFTGMRLSLGIAWLVIVAAEMLTGGIGIGFWIWDEYNNLAYHNIIIGIILVGLIGFILDVAMGKVADYFDYRKKM, from the coding sequence ATGAATAAAGAGACATTAAAAAAAATACTACTTCCATTTGTAGTATTAGTAGTTCTGATACAAGTTTGGTCAGGAATTGCAAGTATTGTAGAAGATTTTCCAACACCAAGTGATACATTAGTTTATGCTTTTGGTGGTGAAACTGCCGATGGGGATGAAATTGAGGGTGTATTATCAGATCCTTTTTATATTGAGAACCAAGATGACAAGGGTGTATTTTGGCAAATTTTAGCTTCTTTAGAGAGAGTATTTGCAGGGTTTGCCTTAGCTGTTTTAGTTGGTGTTCCTGTTGGATTAATTATTGGTATGAGTAAAAACTTTCAATATGCACTTGATCCATTTATTCAAATTTTTAAACCTGTTTCACCATTAGCATGGTTGCCATTATTGTTATTTGTTTTTCAAGATATTAATACAACGGCAATATCAACAATTTTTATTACTTCAATTTGGCCAATTATCATAAATACAGCCTTAGGGGTAAAAAGTGTAAATGAGGATTATCTAAATGTAGCAAAGGTTTTAAAATTTACTGCAATTGAAAAAGTATTTAAAATCATTCTTCCTGTTGCTGTTCCATATATTTTTACAGGAATGAGACTATCTCTAGGAATTGCTTGGTTAGTAATTGTAGCAGCTGAGATGCTTACAGGTGGTATTGGTATTGGGTTTTGGATTTGGGATGAATACAATAATCTGGCTTATCACAATATTATTATTGGAATCATTCTTGTTGGGCTTATTGGTTTTATTTTAGATGTTGCAATGGGAAAAGTTGCAGATTATTTTGATTATAGAAAGAAAATGTAG
- a CDS encoding CmpA/NrtA family ABC transporter substrate-binding protein has product MIKQVLKIGLGVSIVASTLLAAPEKTKLKIGFIALTDCAPLVIAKEKGFFKEEGLDVHVAKEGGGWPGIQQKVISGEYDFSHALAGMPIAATLGINGNAHLQALLSLDFNGNAITYGNDIIEKMEEYGLDKSERPVTADSLKKYIDAKRAKEGNKYQPLSFGMVHPVSTHNYELRYWMASSGIRPDQDCTIKPFPPPTMPSNLIAGNIEGYCVGEPWNSRIVLKGKGSALVTNYDIWNNNPEKVLQARADFVEKNPETTKAVMRAVIKAQKWLDASWENREEAIGYLAKRNYVKAPKNVLRKSMSGTFLYNKGVDSANPMFNVFANNYASYPFYSHGMWFVTQMYRWGQLDKPVDMKALIEKVYRPDLFAQVAAEVDYKLPPSPWKKDGVDEYNKFLDGKVWDPNKAVDYIFDAKVQNSLVSKEDLMKANTWSVETKQPKYECHYGPAGCADPKYVTTGK; this is encoded by the coding sequence ATGATTAAGCAGGTTCTGAAAATTGGATTAGGTGTATCTATTGTTGCGAGTACATTATTAGCAGCTCCAGAGAAAACAAAATTAAAGATAGGGTTTATTGCCTTAACTGACTGTGCTCCACTAGTAATAGCAAAAGAGAAGGGTTTCTTTAAAGAAGAAGGTCTTGATGTTCATGTTGCTAAAGAAGGTGGTGGTTGGCCAGGAATTCAACAAAAAGTTATTTCAGGGGAATATGACTTTTCACACGCACTTGCAGGAATGCCAATTGCTGCGACATTAGGAATTAATGGTAATGCTCATTTACAAGCTTTATTATCATTAGATTTTAATGGTAATGCAATTACTTATGGTAATGACATTATTGAAAAAATGGAAGAGTATGGATTAGATAAATCTGAGCGTCCAGTAACTGCTGATTCTTTAAAAAAATACATTGATGCAAAAAGAGCAAAAGAAGGGAATAAATATCAACCATTAAGTTTTGGTATGGTTCACCCAGTTTCTACTCACAACTATGAATTAAGATATTGGATGGCTTCATCTGGTATTAGACCTGACCAAGATTGTACTATTAAACCTTTCCCACCACCTACAATGCCATCGAATTTAATTGCTGGAAATATTGAAGGTTATTGTGTAGGGGAGCCTTGGAATTCAAGAATTGTATTAAAAGGTAAAGGTTCTGCCTTAGTTACAAACTATGATATTTGGAATAATAATCCAGAAAAAGTACTACAAGCAAGAGCTGATTTTGTTGAAAAAAATCCAGAAACTACAAAAGCTGTTATGAGAGCAGTTATAAAAGCTCAAAAGTGGCTTGATGCATCTTGGGAAAATAGAGAAGAAGCTATTGGATACTTAGCAAAAAGAAACTATGTAAAAGCTCCAAAAAATGTATTAAGAAAATCAATGAGCGGAACATTCCTTTATAACAAAGGTGTAGATTCTGCAAATCCAATGTTTAATGTATTTGCTAATAACTATGCATCTTATCCATTCTATTCACATGGTATGTGGTTTGTAACTCAAATGTATAGATGGGGACAATTAGATAAACCAGTAGATATGAAAGCTTTAATTGAAAAAGTATATAGACCTGATTTATTTGCCCAAGTTGCAGCAGAAGTTGACTATAAATTACCTCCAAGTCCATGGAAAAAAGATGGTGTTGATGAATACAACAAATTCTTAGATGGAAAAGTTTGGGATCCAAATAAAGCAGTTGATTATATTTTCGATGCAAAAGTTCAAAATTCATTAGTATCAAAAGAAGATTTAATGAAAGCTAATACTTGGTCTGTTGAAACTAAACAACCAAAATACGAGTGTCATTATGGACCTGCTGGTTGTGCTGATCCAAAATATGTGACAACAGGTAAATAA
- a CDS encoding MFS transporter, producing MAGLKDLKGQGHAPTLFMAFLYFDMSFMVWTMLGPLSTEISEALALTGHIMTAGEKATLLSLPILSGAILRVVLGFGVDKLGAKRTALISQTIVIAALLTAYIQGNSITYNQLLIVALGLGFAGASFAVALPQAGQWYPPKLQGVVLGIAGAGNIGVVIDFLFAPKIAEIWGWESVFGVGAFMAIVVFVAYLFLAQDAPEDVYKKNPKKLKDYGKLLKDKDTWWFCLFYAVSFGGFVGFAGYMKVYLMNTYQVDMSAFGLDILDEGNVKVIAGYFGALCIFAGAVLRPVGGAVADKIGGVRSLYYFYGLVALLVIINATMSLPFGVAILVLFLIMASLGMANGSVFQLVPQRFGKDIGIMTGIVGCAGGLGGTALIQTLGWSKGAFDGYTAGFLIFAVVVFVAISGISLVKTRWRTTWGVQAGGRI from the coding sequence ATGGCAGGATTAAAAGATCTTAAAGGTCAAGGACATGCACCAACATTGTTTATGGCTTTTTTATATTTCGATATGAGTTTTATGGTATGGACAATGTTAGGTCCATTAAGTACAGAGATTAGTGAAGCATTAGCCTTAACTGGTCATATAATGACAGCAGGAGAAAAAGCAACTTTACTTTCTCTTCCAATTTTATCAGGGGCTATATTAAGAGTAGTACTTGGATTTGGAGTTGATAAATTAGGAGCAAAAAGAACTGCACTTATTTCTCAAACTATTGTTATTGCTGCTTTATTAACAGCTTATATTCAAGGTAATAGTATTACTTATAATCAATTATTAATAGTAGCACTTGGTCTTGGTTTTGCAGGAGCTTCATTTGCAGTTGCACTTCCACAAGCTGGTCAATGGTATCCACCAAAACTTCAAGGTGTTGTTTTAGGAATTGCGGGAGCTGGTAATATTGGAGTTGTAATTGACTTCTTATTTGCACCAAAAATTGCTGAAATCTGGGGATGGGAATCTGTATTTGGAGTTGGAGCATTTATGGCTATTGTAGTATTCGTAGCTTACTTATTCCTAGCACAAGATGCGCCGGAAGATGTATATAAAAAGAATCCAAAGAAACTAAAAGATTATGGAAAGCTATTAAAAGACAAAGATACTTGGTGGTTCTGTCTATTCTATGCTGTGTCTTTTGGTGGATTTGTAGGATTTGCTGGATATATGAAAGTATATTTAATGAACACTTATCAAGTTGATATGTCTGCTTTTGGTTTAGATATATTAGATGAAGGAAATGTAAAAGTAATTGCGGGTTACTTTGGAGCATTATGTATCTTCGCAGGTGCTGTTTTAAGACCAGTTGGTGGAGCAGTTGCCGATAAAATTGGTGGAGTTAGATCACTTTATTACTTCTATGGATTAGTAGCTTTATTAGTAATTATTAATGCTACAATGAGTTTACCATTTGGAGTTGCTATTTTAGTTTTATTCTTAATTATGGCAAGTTTAGGAATGGCAAATGGATCAGTATTCCAATTAGTTCCACAAAGATTTGGTAAAGACATTGGTATTATGACAGGTATTGTTGGATGTGCTGGTGGTCTTGGTGGTACTGCACTTATTCAAACACTTGGTTGGTCAAAAGGTGCCTTTGATGGATATACAGCTGGATTCTTAATCTTTGCAGTTGTTGTATTTGTTGCTATTTCTGGTATTTCATTAGTGAAAACTAGATGGAGAACTACATGGGGAGTTCAAGCAGGAGGTAGAATATAA
- a CDS encoding protein kinase domain-containing protein: protein MSKNNISTSGFSLAKRQELIGDDYYEIKQFNDLTIAVLCDGVGSAEAGALAAKKVTQHIITNFKNIPKTWSIEKAIKTFISSINQILYAQSIQDYERPELVTTVTVAVIKGNRLYGANVGDSRIYLFRDNSLTQLSHDHNEEGMDNVLTDAIGIDNEVEIFYFENNIHKNDKVLLCSDGLYSLMSEDTLCRNLENGAYHIVKKASSLVEDNLPDDTSAVVLEINQTDEIQKMKDLKLLIPEKLKRGDEIDGYKLTLSLIQNDRTWVCEKNSKEYVIKFAPYEALENEDILDLYTKEVWNAKRLKAGFFPKSVVPKNRTARYYIMKKLEGITLKQYLKKRTLSIEDSITLAKTLLSMSQYLLKFNLVHGDIKPENIIVMRRDGKNIFKVIDFGSITEVFSIINKAGTASYLAPERFQESSINEKTEVYSIGVTLYESLTNKFPYGEIEPFQNPSFKNIKLPQKYNSNIPDWLESIILRSTCADEKLRYSNYSFMKFELDNPNKVEPFFNKNTPLLERDPLKFYKYGFYFLLILNFILLIRSS from the coding sequence TTGAGTAAAAATAATATAAGTACATCAGGATTTTCACTAGCTAAAAGACAAGAATTAATAGGTGATGATTATTATGAAATAAAACAATTTAATGACCTAACTATTGCCGTTTTATGTGATGGTGTAGGTTCAGCTGAAGCAGGTGCATTAGCTGCAAAAAAAGTAACTCAACATATAATTACAAACTTCAAAAATATTCCAAAAACTTGGTCTATAGAAAAAGCTATCAAAACTTTTATTAGCTCAATTAATCAAATTTTATATGCTCAATCAATTCAAGATTATGAAAGACCCGAACTTGTAACTACTGTAACAGTTGCAGTTATCAAAGGAAATAGACTTTATGGTGCAAATGTAGGAGACAGTAGAATCTATCTTTTTAGGGATAATTCCTTAACTCAATTATCACATGACCACAATGAAGAGGGAATGGATAATGTTCTAACAGATGCCATTGGAATTGATAATGAGGTTGAGATTTTTTACTTTGAAAACAATATTCATAAAAATGACAAAGTTTTACTTTGTAGTGATGGTTTATATTCACTTATGAGCGAAGATACACTTTGTAGAAATCTAGAAAATGGAGCTTATCATATTGTAAAAAAAGCTAGTTCTCTAGTAGAAGACAATCTTCCTGATGACACCTCTGCTGTTGTTTTAGAGATTAACCAAACTGATGAAATACAAAAAATGAAAGATCTAAAACTATTAATCCCTGAGAAACTAAAAAGAGGTGATGAAATAGATGGGTATAAACTAACTTTGTCTTTAATACAAAATGATAGAACATGGGTTTGTGAAAAAAACTCAAAAGAGTATGTAATAAAATTCGCACCCTATGAAGCACTAGAAAATGAAGATATTTTAGATTTATATACAAAAGAAGTATGGAATGCAAAAAGATTAAAAGCAGGATTTTTCCCAAAATCTGTAGTTCCAAAAAATAGAACTGCAAGATATTATATTATGAAAAAACTTGAAGGAATTACTCTAAAACAATACTTGAAAAAAAGAACTTTATCTATTGAAGATTCTATTACTTTAGCTAAGACTTTATTATCAATGAGTCAGTATTTATTAAAATTTAACTTAGTACATGGAGATATCAAACCTGAAAATATTATTGTTATGAGACGTGATGGGAAAAATATATTTAAAGTAATTGATTTTGGATCTATCACAGAAGTTTTCTCTATAATTAATAAAGCAGGAACAGCCTCATATCTAGCCCCTGAGAGATTTCAAGAATCTTCTATAAATGAAAAAACGGAAGTTTATTCTATTGGAGTTACTTTATATGAATCATTGACAAATAAATTTCCTTATGGGGAAATAGAACCTTTTCAAAATCCAAGTTTCAAAAATATCAAACTACCACAAAAATATAATAGTAATATTCCAGATTGGTTAGAGAGTATAATTTTACGCTCAACTTGCGCAGATGAAAAACTTAGATATTCAAATTATTCTTTTATGAAATTTGAATTAGATAATCCAAATAAAGTGGAACCATTTTTTAATAAAAACACTCCTTTATTAGAAAGAGACCCTTTAAAATTCTATAAATATGGTTTCTATTTTTTATTGATTTTAAACTTTATTTTACTTATTCGTTCATCTTAA